The proteins below are encoded in one region of Fulvia fulva chromosome 9, complete sequence:
- a CDS encoding Leucine carboxyl methyltransferase 1, with protein MSSIPNLNTLRSRGPRLRGRRGGPRGNGDLDDAPGAAEVEKTRDQIIQQTDHDASSSRMSAVSLGYLDDEFAKDFFPAGQEVPKRYPIINRGTYVRTKAIDRLVVQFLETDASQRKQIISLGAGSDTRFFRLCAGKHNVIYHELDVESNVTPKRATIRNSQHLSRMILPQEGGSSYHLHALDLRDLTNKSPPIIPELDETLPTLLISECCLCYLPPDAASSVAQYFTMNLKGPLAMVLYEPIRPFDAFGKTMVSNLGSRGIELRTLKRYFSLDAQRQRVKVAGLRDGQGARDVHEIWRSEEWIGSGERERIEKVEWLDEVEEWQLLASHYCVAWGWRGEVFGAAWGGVEGGRTAGEERDDE; from the coding sequence ATGTCTTCCATCCCCAACCTCAACACCCTCCGCTCGCGAGGCCCGCGACTTCGAGGCCGCAGAGGAGGTCCGAGAGGCAATGGCGACCTCGACGATGCACCGGGAGCGGCAGAAGTTGAGAAGACACGAGATCAAATCATCCAGCAAACTGATCATGATGCGAGTAGCAGTCGGATGAGTGCCGTGTCACTGGGCTACCTTGATGATGAGTTTGCAAAGGACTTCTTCCCGGCTGGTCAGGAGGTGCCGAAGCGGTATCCTATCATCAATAGAGGGACGTATGTTCGCACGAAAGCTATTGATAGGCTTGTCGTGCAGTTTCTAGAGACGGATGCCTCGCAGCGGAAACAGATTATATCCCTCGGTGCCGGCTCAGATACACGATTCTTCCGCCTCTGCGCTGGGAAACATAATGTCATCTACCACGAGCTCGACGTCGAATCCAACGTGACTCCCAAACGCGCAACTATAAGAAACTCCCAACACCTCTCTCGCATGATCCTGCCGCAGGAAGGTGGCTCATCATACCATCTCCACGCCCTCGATCTTCGAGATCTCACCAACAAGTCACCACCCATCATCCCAGAGCTCGACGAAACTCTCCCAACCCTCCTCATCAGCGAGTGCTGCCTCTGCTACCTCCCCCCAGACGCCGCCAGCAGCGTGGCGCAATACTTCACCATGAACCTGAAAGGACCCCTCGCCATGGTCCTCTACGAGCCAATCCGCCCTTTCGACGCATTCGGCAAGACGATGGTGTCGAATCTTGGATCCAGAGGAATTGAGCTGAGGACTTTGAAGCGGTATTTCTCGCTGGACGCGCAGAGGCAGAGGGTGAAGGTGGCGGGGCTTAGGGATGGGCAGGGAGCGAGGGATGTTCATGAGATTTGGCGGAGTGAGGAGTGGATTGGTAGTGGTGAGAGGGAGAGGATTGAGAAGGTGGAGTGGTTGGATGAGGTGGAGGAGTGGCAGCTGTTGGCTAGTCATTATTGTGTGGCTTGGGGATGGAGGGGTGAGGTGTTTGGGGCGGCGTGGGGAGGTGTGGAGGGTGGGAGGACTGCTGGGGAGGAGAGGGATGACGAGTAA